Below is a genomic region from Spirosoma radiotolerans.
TAAACTTATCGCCAGGTAAAGAGTGGTTTATCCGGCAATGGCAACCTTGATCTTACCCTTTTTACTGAATGGAAATTCAGGCTGATTCTCAATAGGTTAACAAGTTATTATCTGGATTATCTGTTATAATTGATCACACTTATTAAAAATATTAAATAGCTACGCTATAATTTTAATCTGGTAGACTAAATTACTACACTTATCTTTTTTAAGAATCCTATATATATACAGAATTGTACTATTGTCAATAGTATACAGGGCCATTCCGACTACCTCCTCACAACTACCCGCCATCTGGCAAAACAAGTTTATTTGTTTCAAACAAAGGTAACTATCTGTAAATCAGAAGCCTTAGTTGCTTTCTATAATCTAATTGAGTAGTCTTGCCATAAGACTTTTTATCCTCTGTATACACTTCGCTAAAAGTGTCGGAAGTGGATACTCAGGAAGCTATATTGACTCTACTACTCTCTTATGAAACATCTTCTTTCTACTCCCGCGCCTGCCCGGCCACCTCTCCTTATCACCCTTGGGTCAACTCGTAAGTTCACCCCTCAGAATCCTGCCCCGGAAAACGGGGAGCTTCTCAGGATCGCTCTCTTAGGCTATTCAACAACGCACTGAAACCCCAAACAGGTTTGCCCTATCTGGTGCGCTGAAGCAATCCGGCAGAGCTAACTCAGACTAAGGTTTCGATCAATACGGTCTGCTGAACCAGGAAAACCAACAAATTATAAACTAAAGGCAAAAGCTTTTTTACTAGCGTCTTAGCCCGGACTATCCGTAAAAAAATACGCTTTATATCATGTCCGCTGCGTCCGATGCCCACCAGAAATGTATATGGTGATTCTTTACGTTTATCCTTAACTATTAAATAACGAACGACTTAACACGCTCCCATTCATGGCTACCACTACTAATCCAAAACGTCGGAAGGCAACCCGGACACCGATCCTGGTTGTTGAGAGCAACGCCGATCACTGGCTCATCATCCGCTCGGCGCTGGCTCAGTGCTTTCCTGAAGTAGAACCGATCTGGATGAATCATGGCTCCCAAACCTTGTCTTACCTGGACAAGTGTTTGTCTGACAGCAATCGGTTACCCCGGCTGATTTTGCTGGAACCCTATCTCCCAAGCCAGGAAGATGGTTGGGCGCTGTTAAAGTCGATCAAAGCGCATCCACAGTATCAACACATTCCGGTTATCACCCTGAGCCATTCCCAGGATTACAAAGACATTGTCAAGTCGTATAGCTTCAGTGTAGCCGCTTACATCACCAAGCCTACGGTTTACCATAAATGGCTTTCGTGCTTTTATACTTTACGGCGCTATTGGTGGGAGTTGGCCATTTTACCCGCTCCCGCCCTGCTGCCTGATTAATGCCTTTAAACTTTTCATTTCGCCTATTCGGGCGACAGGCCAATGAGTATACAGCCATCCGTTAACGGGTCATGTATACTCATTGGCCTGTAAAAATGGCTTCCTAGCGCTCTCTGGCCGGTAGACGATCCAGTAAATCGCGCTGATAACGGTCTGAAAACGGCTCCAATTCTCGGTACAAGCGTATTGTCGGATTGGCTACGTTGAGCGGGCGAATCACCCGCCGACGAGAAACAAAGCTGCTGATGGCCGAACTTAACAAAAGTCCCGCGACGGCCCCTCCGGCTGCGGCAAACGTGACCGTTACCCCGTGTAAGACTGGGCTTCGGTAGGGTGTTTCCGTTGCGACATAGCCGACCCCTAAACCCCCCAGTATAGCCCCCGTAATTTGTACTTCTTTTTTACTCTCCCGTCGAAGTACTACCCGCCGAATCGACTGTAAGGGGATGCGGTTCGTCCAGTAATTGTCATATACGTACAAGTTGGCACTGTCTATATCCCGAAAAGGCCCCCGAAATCGGCTCCCATCTTTTGTCGTCACCCTTACCTGATAGCTGTCTTTACCTGAGTGCTGGGCTCGCAATGGATTTATGGACAACGCTATGGGCAGGACTAACCACCCATAGTAGCGCCAAAACCGGTGCAGACGCTTACCGCCTGGCCTACAAGTGATATTTACACAAATCATGGCAAGGGGCGTATCACGGGCAATCCTGCGTTTATCAATAGCTTAACCTACGTTTTTCTGCTATGTTTGAGCACTACAACCAGCAAACGAACTATTTATTATGAGACATTCCATTCTGACCGCGCTGCTCATTACCCCTTCGCTGCTCTGGGCGCAAGGCGGTTCATTTACCCTGAACGGGAAATTACCAGCTTATAAAGCGCCTGCTAAAGCGTATCTACGCTATATGGAACGAGGTACGGCTAAAATGGACTCAACCAAAATCCAGAACGGCTTATTCTCGTTCAAAGGAACGATTGAGAACCCAGCCCAGGCCACCCTGTTCGTCGACAAACTAGGAACTGGTTTTAGCCGTACCCGCCCCACGGCCACCAGCAGTCTCTATCTGGAGCCAGGTACCATCACCGTAACCAGTTCCGATTCGCTCGATAATGCCATCGCCAGTGGCACTCCGCTGAATACTGATTATCAGAAGCTGAACGCGATGATGAAGCCCGCTACCGACAAAATGGCCCAACTTATGAGAGAATACCGGGCCTTAACGCCGGAGCAACGCAAGTCGAAGGAACTTGAAGAAGCCCTGGACAAGCGTTACGAAGCCATTGAAGCCGATCAAAAGAAGATCCGGGCGCAGTTCATTAAGGAGAATCCATCCAGCTTAGTTAGCCTGGACGCCTTACAGCGGTACTCGTATACGCCAGACTACGCCGAGGTAGGCCCCTTGTTTGATGGCTTGTCCGATAAAATAAAGACCAGCAAAGGCGGTCAGGAATACGCAAAACTGCTGGCAACGATTAAAGCGACTTCGATTGGGTCAATGGCTCCCGAGTTTACCCAGGCAGACACATCGGGTAAGAGCGTAGCCTTAAGCAGTTTCCACGGAAAATATGTACTGGTTGACTTCTGGGCGAGCTGGTGCGGTCCCTGCCGGGCCGAAAACCCGAATGTGGTAAAGAACTTCCACCAATATAAAGACAAGAACTTCACCGTTTTAGGTGTTTCGCTGGATCGGCCGAACGCCCGGGAAGCCTGGTTGAAAGCCATTCATAAAGATGGGCTGGACTGGACGCAGGTTTCGGATCTGAAATTCTGGGATAATGAAGTCGCCAGGCAGTATGGCATCCGGTCCATTCCCCAGAACTTTCTAATTGGTCCCGATGGTAAAATCGTGGCCAAAAATGTTCGGGGCGAGGAGCTGGGCAAAAAATTAGAAGAAATCCTGGCGACTAAACCCTGATAATCAACCGCATGACGTCACCTATCGAACCGACTATAAAGCCGGCTATTCAGGAAAAATTTGAGCACCTCTGGCATTTGGTTGGCAATACACCTATGCTGGAATTATTCTATACCGACCGGGGCCAGCCGCGCTCGCTCTACGTCAAGTGCGAACACTACAACCTGACTGGCAGCATGAAAGACCGCATGGCGCTGCATGTGCTGCACCAGGCCTATCGGGAAGGGAACATCCGGCCGGGCGACCGCATCGTCGAAGCAACCAGCGGTAGTTCGGGCATTGCGTTTTCGGCGGTGGGGCGTGCGTTGGGGCATCCCGTCACGATCATTATGCCAGCAGGCATCAGCCAGGAGCGTATCGATATCATTCGGAGCCTGGGTGCCGACATTGTGCTTTTTACCAAAGAAGAAGGCGGTTTTATGGGGGCCATCCGACGGTCAGAGGAACTGGCCGCCAGCGATCCGCAGGTGTTTCTGCCTCGTCAGTTCGCCAACAAATACAACGCCGACGCCCACCGCCTGACTACGGGCAAGGAAATCTGGCTGCAACTCCAGAGCGTGGACATTACTCCCGATGCGTTTGTGGCAGGTGTCGGAACGGGCGGAACGGTTATGGGTGTGGGGCGTTACCTCAAATCCCGCAAACCCGACATTCGCATTCACCCGCTCGAGCCCGCTGAGTCGCCAACACTCTCGGTAGGGCATAAAACCGGAACGCACCGGATTCAGGGCTTTTTCGACGAATTCATTCCGGATATTCTAAAACTAGATGAACTGGATCACATTGTCCAGGCCAATGACGGCGATTCGATATTAGTGGCCCAAAAACTGGCCCTCCAACTGGGCGTAGCGGTGGGTATTTCATCGGGTGCCAACCTGATCGGGGCCATCAACCTTCAGCGCGAACTGGGCCCTGAAGCCCGTGTCGTGACGATTCTTTGCGACAGTAACAAGAAATACCTCAGCACAGATTTGGTTCGGGAAGAGCCCATAAAACCGGGCTATGTTGCCCCCGATATTGACTTTACCGACTACCGGCCCATCAGCCGACTGTTGGTGGGCCGACCGGGTGTTTTCTGATTGCGGTCCACGGTTTCAGGCATGTAAACGGGCGCAGGCCGGGTAAAAGAACGAAGGGAAAGGGCTTTAGTTATCCTCCGGGGGCTGTGTCCTCACAGCCTCCAGAAAACGGGGAACATTCATAGTAAAAGAGCTGAATCAGGCAACAACTGTTTTCTATGAGTATTTGGATGAGCGACTATACGGCGGGTCTGACCGCAAACCGGTTATTAATGGCGAAAACCAGACCCTGCAAATGGGCTAAAAACCAGATCAGGGGCCATTTCCATGTCATGGAACTAGCCATCGGATTAAGCCGCTCAAACCTAACCACCTGACTACAAATCGTCTACAAAACCGAAACCTTTAACGCAACTCAATAATGAAAAAGGAACAGCCAATTAATCGCCGGGATTTTGTCGGGAAAGCGGCCACAGCCGTGGCCGGATTTATGATCGTTCCCCGCTTTGTTCTGGGCGGCAAACGACCCGATGGCACAGCCTACACCGCCCCCAGCGATGTCATTTCACTGGGTTTTATTGGCACAGGCAAGCAGGGAAGAGGGCTGACAACATCATTCCTGAACACAAACGAAACCCGGATTGTGGCCATCAGTGAGGTTTACAAAGCAAAAGCCCAACTGACTTTAGATCGGATTAAAGACCATTACGCCAAGAATACCCAGCTTGGCACCTTCTCCGATATTCCCGTTTATGCGGACTTCAGGGAGATCTTGGCGCGCAAGGATGTCGACGCCGTTGTGATTGCCGCTCCCGACCATTGGCACGCTGCCATGGCCGTTCGGGCCGCCGAAGCCGGGAAAGACATCTACTGCGAAAAGCCGCTGGCACTGACTGTTAAAGAAGGCCGCGCCATGGTCAATGCTACCCGGAAATACAACCGTGTTTTTCAGACGGGTAGCATGCAACGCTCCTGGCCCGAGTTTCGGCAGACAGCTGAGTTGATCCGAAACGGCTACATTGGCGACGTCAAAAGCATTAAGGTCAATGTAGGGCCACCACCGGTTCCCTACAATCTGCCGGCCGAACCCGTTCCTGAAGGACTGGACTGGCCATCCTGGCTTGGCCCAAACGCACCCGTGCCGTTCAACGCTGAGCTGGCTCCTCCCCTTTCGAAGGACGTCTTTCCGAATTGGCGAAACTATCGGGAATTCGGCGGGGGCATGGTGACGGATTGGGGCGCGCACATGTTCGATATTGTGCAGTGGGCGTTGGATATGGACAACAGTGGTCCGGTAGAAGTCATTGCCCCGGATGGCAAAGAGCATCCATTTCTGACCTATCGCTATGATAATGGCATTACGATGACTCACCAGCCCTGGGAGTGGAACAACGCGATTCTGTTTACCGGAACGGAGGGCGAACTTCGGGTACAGCGCAGAAAGCTGGAAACAACCCCCGCTTCGCTGGCAACGAAAGTTATTGGCGAAACCGAAAAACACGTGTACGCCAGCGAAAACCATTACAAGGATTTTTTGAACGCCATGCGCAAACGGAGCAAGCCCATTTGCGACGTAGAAGTGGGCCACCGGACGGCATCGGTCTGCAACATTGGCAACATCGCCTATCAGCTCAAACGCTCACTCGCCTGGAACCCCAAAAAGGAATCCTTTAAGGATGACCCCGAAGCCAATGCCTTGCTCGGCCGACCCATGAATAAGGAATGGGGCATTAAATTGTAAATGATGGTGCTGTGCAGTCAGGTTCTTAAACCTGACTGCACCAACCGGATAAAAACGGATACGATCGCGATCAACCGCCCAGTCTGGTTATCTGGAATGCATTAGGATGTCCAATAGACGAACCCGTAGCTTTGTTTAAAATTTAGTATTATTATTGGAAAAAATTCCCCTGTAGTATTCGTGTGAAGAAGGCAATATCGATTGGTTTGTTTGGTTTGCTCCTGCACCATATCCTGGCGTATGTACTGGTGTGCGTAGGTACGTGGTGGCAGGCCGAACACGACCTCTCTCAACGGCTCCAGGTATACCGCTCTGTCGATAGCATCGTAGAATTTCAGATTCCACTTAAAGACAAGCCTGATGCCAATTCGATCACCCGCACGACGTCGGATGGCTTCACGTATCGAGGACAGTATTATTCAGTCGTCAGCATGAGTATTCAGGGCGATACCTTGTTCATTGCTAGCCTTCAAACGAACAACGATTCGTTCTGGCAGGGTGATTTGCTGTCGTTCATGCAAGAGCACGTATCCGGGGCGGGTAAGTCCCCTGATAAAACCAACACATTGCTGAAACTTTTACTAAAAGAATACTCGCCTACCCCAAGAATTACCTTTTATTTCTCTTCGCCCCGTTGGCATAACGACATTCGGATTCCCGAAAAACCGTTTCTGTGCCATCAGTTAGCCTTGCGAATTTCTTCTCCACCGCCCGAAGTCTGAAGCGAACTTCCTGTTCGTTCTGTTTCAAATCAGTCGCTTTAGCGTCTGAACATATTGTCGCACCCGTGAACACAGAACTATAGCTATTGCGAGAATCGTAATAGCCAAACGGGCTTGCCGTACTTACCCGGCAACGAACAAGATTATCCCGTCGCTACCACTCCCCTATTTCTGTTCAGGTGAACGATATCTGTAATCGTTCGCACTGTTTTCTATGCCCCGATCAGGCGCACAGAAACAGCATGTGTACGCCATTAACTGATAACAAACACGTTGGTCGTAAACCGCTATCAGATGTAGCAGGCTGTGACCAACCTCAACTTTGGATTAAATCATGCCTCATATTCCTTTACCGGACCATTTGCCGGGTATTACGGGCTTGCTCGAATACCGGCTCGATACAGCTATGCCGATTCGGGAACTGACCCAGTTGCTACTACGGGGCGAATCGACACTCACACAGGGTGAACGCGAGTTGATTGCGGCTCTCGTCTCGTCGCGCAATTGCACCAACTTTTGCAATGCCGCCCATACGAAAGCGGCCGACCTGCTTCTGGGCGACGATAAAACAGCGGCTGCGGTAAAAGCCGACATTGAAACTGCGCCTGTCAGTGACAAGATGAAAGCACTGCTCCAGATTGCCGCCCTGACGCAGCAATCCGGTCGTGCTGTCACGCCGGAGGCCATCGGCCGTGCTCAGGCCGCTGGTGCCACCGACCGTGAAATTCACGATACAGTCCTGCTTGCCGCCCTGTTTTGTCTGTATAACAAATACGTTGATGGCATGGCGACTGTAACGCCCACCGATCCGGCCTATTACGACACGCTGGGCGACCGCATTGTGAACCGGGGATATAACCGTCCACCGGGAGGCTATCCGGCTCAGTAACAGGCACAAAAAATTTATACTCAAACCGCTACGTAGCTCTCCCAGCTTCTCCATTGCCCACAGTAGGCTTTGGGAAGGAGAGGGACTGCGTACACTTTACCAAGCATTTCAACTCATGAACATAAAGAAGCACGCCTTGCTTTACGCATGGCTCTGGCTCATTAGTACCGTCACAATGGCGCAATCGGTAAAGGTAACCGGCCTGGTCATGGACCCCGTTACGCGCAAACCACTGCCTGGTGCCAGCATTATCATCAAAGGGCAAAACAAAGGCACGGTAACAGACCATACAGGCTCATTCAGCATCCCGACCAATCGAACAGGACCGCTTACGCTCCAGATTTCGATGGTTGGTTATGAACCACAAACGGTTTCGGTAACAAGCGCCAACGCTCCGCTCACGATTCACCTGAATTCGGCCACCAGTGAGTTGGATGAAGTGGTCGTAGGCGCTTCCCGCGTTGAAGAGCGTCTGGTTCGGGCTCCGGTTACGATCGAGAAAATGGACGCCCGCAGCATTCGCGAAACACCATCCGCTACATTCTACGAGGGTATCAATAACCTGAAGGGCGTTGATATGGTGACGAGTGGCCTTACGTATCGGCAAATCAACACACGGGGCTTTGCCAGTACAGGCAACAGCCGGTTTCTGCAACTTATCGACGGCGTGGACAATCAGCCCGCCGGGTTCGGCTTTTCAGTAGGTAATATGTTTGGGTTGAGTGATCTGGATGCCGAAAGTGTAGAGCTGGTGCCCGGTGCGGCCTCGGCCTTATACGGCCCGGCGGCTTTCAACGGAGCCCTGCTGATGACGAGTAAAGACCCGTTTACGTACCAGGGATTGAGTGTCCAGGCCAAAGTGGGTGTGAATCACCTCAATGACCCCAACCGGAACGCCGGACCGACAGGCGCAGCCATTTACAATGACCATGCCATCCGTTACGCCAAAGCGTTTGGCAATCGGTTTGCCTTTAAAGTGAATGCGTCCTACATGCGGGGGCTCGACTGGTTTGCCACCGATTATACCGACGTAAACCAATCGACCCCTTCTGAGCAACGTGGCGCGCAGAACCCGGCCCGGAATGGCCTCAATATTTACGGCGATGAGGTGGTCAGAACCTTGCCGGGCGCGGGGCAGGTGTCGCGGACGGGCTATCTGGAAAAAGACCTGACCGACTATAACGTGTATAGCCTGAAACTAAACGGAGCGCTCCACTACCGAATTACGCCTAAACTCGAAGCCATTTATGCGGTCAATTACGCCAAAGGAACCGCCAATTACACGGGCTCTAATCGCTTTTCGGTCAATGGATTCTCGCTCACGCAGCACCGGCTGGAAATACGCGGAAAGCAATTTTTTGTCCGCTGGTACAGCAATGCCGAAGACTCGCACGATTCGTACAACACCCGGTCGCTGGGACAGCAAATCAACCGGACATGGGTCCGCGACCTGAACGGCAACGTCGTAACGCCCGACAAAGCCGATGATACGTGGTTCGCCCGGTACACGGCGGCCTATAGCGGCACCATCCCGACTGTAACCGGTACCGATCAAACGGCGGCCCGTACCTTCGCCGATCAGGGTCGATTGCTGCCTGGCACGCCCGAATACGAAGCGCAGAAAAACCGCTTGACGGCCATTCAGGGTTCGGCGGGTGCAGGTATTCTAAGCCAGACTAGCATGTGGCATGCCGACGGTCAGTATAACTTGACGTCGGCGCTCAACAACGTAGCGGATGTGCTCGTTGGCGGTAATTTCCGTCAGTATAGTTTGTTCACCAACGGTACCCTTTTCGACGATAAAGGGGGGCGGATTATCTACCACGAATTCGGTGCCTTTGCCCAGATCAGTAAAGCATTGCTGGCCGACAAACTCAAACTAACGGTATCGGGCCGGTACGATAAAAACCAGAACTTCGCGGGATATTTCACGCCCCGTGCCTCGGCAGTATATTCGGCAACGGACCGGCACCATTTCCGGGCCAGTTATCAGACGGGTTTCCGCAACCCCACTCCTTCTGATCAATTTATTAAACTCTCGGTAGGGCCAACCGTTACGATTTTGGGTGGTGCGCCCAGCAACAGCGCGGGTATGAATGTGTACGAAAATTCGTATACAGCTACAAGTGCCAACCTGTTTGGAGCTGGTTTCGGAGCCGATGTAAACAAGGTGGGGCCGCAACAGGCGCTCTTGAACAACAAGGATAAACTGCAGAAATCGAACGTACCGTACATAGCGCCCGAACGGGTCAATAGTTTCGAAATAGGGTACCGTGGTCTGCTCAATAGCCGCTTGTCGGTCGATGCCAATTATTACTACGGCGTTTATACCAACTTCATTCTCAACACGGTTGTGTTACGTCCTGATAGTCCGGTACTGGGGTCAGATGGCAAGCCCAATGCGGCAGCCGCCCAGGAAATTCTGAATGGTAAGGCGCAGTTGTTCCAGCTTTATACGAACGCCCCCGACAAGGTATCGGCACAGGGGGCCACGCTCGGCCTGACGTATCGGACAGCGGGCGGCTACCAGATTGGAGCCAACGGTACGTGGTCATCGTTCAACATACGGAACGCAGATCCTAACAACGTAGCGGCTTTCAATACGCCCCGTTTCAAAACCAACGTAACGCTCGGCCACCGCAATAT
It encodes:
- a CDS encoding response regulator is translated as MATTTNPKRRKATRTPILVVESNADHWLIIRSALAQCFPEVEPIWMNHGSQTLSYLDKCLSDSNRLPRLILLEPYLPSQEDGWALLKSIKAHPQYQHIPVITLSHSQDYKDIVKSYSFSVAAYITKPTVYHKWLSCFYTLRRYWWELAILPAPALLPD
- a CDS encoding redoxin domain-containing protein: MRHSILTALLITPSLLWAQGGSFTLNGKLPAYKAPAKAYLRYMERGTAKMDSTKIQNGLFSFKGTIENPAQATLFVDKLGTGFSRTRPTATSSLYLEPGTITVTSSDSLDNAIASGTPLNTDYQKLNAMMKPATDKMAQLMREYRALTPEQRKSKELEEALDKRYEAIEADQKKIRAQFIKENPSSLVSLDALQRYSYTPDYAEVGPLFDGLSDKIKTSKGGQEYAKLLATIKATSIGSMAPEFTQADTSGKSVALSSFHGKYVLVDFWASWCGPCRAENPNVVKNFHQYKDKNFTVLGVSLDRPNAREAWLKAIHKDGLDWTQVSDLKFWDNEVARQYGIRSIPQNFLIGPDGKIVAKNVRGEELGKKLEEILATKP
- a CDS encoding PLP-dependent cysteine synthase family protein, whose product is MTSPIEPTIKPAIQEKFEHLWHLVGNTPMLELFYTDRGQPRSLYVKCEHYNLTGSMKDRMALHVLHQAYREGNIRPGDRIVEATSGSSGIAFSAVGRALGHPVTIIMPAGISQERIDIIRSLGADIVLFTKEEGGFMGAIRRSEELAASDPQVFLPRQFANKYNADAHRLTTGKEIWLQLQSVDITPDAFVAGVGTGGTVMGVGRYLKSRKPDIRIHPLEPAESPTLSVGHKTGTHRIQGFFDEFIPDILKLDELDHIVQANDGDSILVAQKLALQLGVAVGISSGANLIGAINLQRELGPEARVVTILCDSNKKYLSTDLVREEPIKPGYVAPDIDFTDYRPISRLLVGRPGVF
- a CDS encoding Gfo/Idh/MocA family protein is translated as MKKEQPINRRDFVGKAATAVAGFMIVPRFVLGGKRPDGTAYTAPSDVISLGFIGTGKQGRGLTTSFLNTNETRIVAISEVYKAKAQLTLDRIKDHYAKNTQLGTFSDIPVYADFREILARKDVDAVVIAAPDHWHAAMAVRAAEAGKDIYCEKPLALTVKEGRAMVNATRKYNRVFQTGSMQRSWPEFRQTAELIRNGYIGDVKSIKVNVGPPPVPYNLPAEPVPEGLDWPSWLGPNAPVPFNAELAPPLSKDVFPNWRNYREFGGGMVTDWGAHMFDIVQWALDMDNSGPVEVIAPDGKEHPFLTYRYDNGITMTHQPWEWNNAILFTGTEGELRVQRRKLETTPASLATKVIGETEKHVYASENHYKDFLNAMRKRSKPICDVEVGHRTASVCNIGNIAYQLKRSLAWNPKKESFKDDPEANALLGRPMNKEWGIKL
- a CDS encoding carboxymuconolactone decarboxylase family protein encodes the protein MPHIPLPDHLPGITGLLEYRLDTAMPIRELTQLLLRGESTLTQGERELIAALVSSRNCTNFCNAAHTKAADLLLGDDKTAAAVKADIETAPVSDKMKALLQIAALTQQSGRAVTPEAIGRAQAAGATDREIHDTVLLAALFCLYNKYVDGMATVTPTDPAYYDTLGDRIVNRGYNRPPGGYPAQ
- a CDS encoding TonB-dependent receptor; its protein translation is MNIKKHALLYAWLWLISTVTMAQSVKVTGLVMDPVTRKPLPGASIIIKGQNKGTVTDHTGSFSIPTNRTGPLTLQISMVGYEPQTVSVTSANAPLTIHLNSATSELDEVVVGASRVEERLVRAPVTIEKMDARSIRETPSATFYEGINNLKGVDMVTSGLTYRQINTRGFASTGNSRFLQLIDGVDNQPAGFGFSVGNMFGLSDLDAESVELVPGAASALYGPAAFNGALLMTSKDPFTYQGLSVQAKVGVNHLNDPNRNAGPTGAAIYNDHAIRYAKAFGNRFAFKVNASYMRGLDWFATDYTDVNQSTPSEQRGAQNPARNGLNIYGDEVVRTLPGAGQVSRTGYLEKDLTDYNVYSLKLNGALHYRITPKLEAIYAVNYAKGTANYTGSNRFSVNGFSLTQHRLEIRGKQFFVRWYSNAEDSHDSYNTRSLGQQINRTWVRDLNGNVVTPDKADDTWFARYTAAYSGTIPTVTGTDQTAARTFADQGRLLPGTPEYEAQKNRLTAIQGSAGAGILSQTSMWHADGQYNLTSALNNVADVLVGGNFRQYSLFTNGTLFDDKGGRIIYHEFGAFAQISKALLADKLKLTVSGRYDKNQNFAGYFTPRASAVYSATDRHHFRASYQTGFRNPTPSDQFIKLSVGPTVTILGGAPSNSAGMNVYENSYTATSANLFGAGFGADVNKVGPQQALLNNKDKLQKSNVPYIAPERVNSFEIGYRGLLNSRLSVDANYYYGVYTNFILNTVVLRPDSPVLGSDGKPNAAAAQEILNGKAQLFQLYTNAPDKVSAQGATLGLTYRTAGGYQIGANGTWSSFNIRNADPNNVAAFNTPRFKTNVTLGHRNIAPNIGFNVAWHWQESFDWVSSFNALIPGRVPAYHLLDAQVNYRVPSLKTVLKLGATNLTNQYVVQAYGSPAVGGLYYVSIVFDQGLK